One Mobula hypostoma chromosome X2, sMobHyp1.1, whole genome shotgun sequence genomic window carries:
- the LOC134340787 gene encoding maternal B9.10 protein-like — MKEEIAATVVFITRLVKKNEKFSKQKIEKFGDKLTKILFEKYKNHWYWTDPPKGQAYRCIRVNRNQPRDPVLFQACIESNIEYSSLELPQELTIWVDPYEVWCRCGEKNQPFIVTKLEEKNPNAKISQHISNATERVASEDVQEKYSDEEGYNEEQNVLYTVSNAYGEAGGFGEAGDMTIPVVSNPNSIYQVQDFSEVRYAGEVPQAIPTVINPNSIYQYNYYAYPAAGWPRFAPRKSFVEDYSGYYAPQKICNGYYAPQKIYNGYYAPQKIYKMYRVSNTFTFPYVDRYHWVNTKR; from the exons ATGAAAGAAGAAATTGCTGCCACAGTAGTTTTCATCACCCGACTAGTAAAGAAAAATGAGAAATTCAGCAAGCAGAAAATAGAGAAATTTGGGGACAAACTGACCAAGATATTGTTTGAAAAATACAAGAATCACTGGTACTGGACAGATCCACCCAAAGGACAAGCCTACAG GTgcatcagggtgaacaggaatCAGCCTCGGGATCCTGTCCTTTTTCAGGCCTGTATAGAAAGCAATATTGAATATTCGTCTCTGGAGCTACCTCAAGAACTCACCATCTGGGTGGATCCATATGAAGTGTGGTGCAG GTGTGGAGAGAAAAACCAGCCGTTCATTGTAACAAAACTGGAGGAAAAGAACCCAAATGCGAAAATCTCCCAGCACATCAGCAATGCTACGGAACGTGTTGCCTCTGAGGATGTACAAGAGAAATACTCAGATGAGGAAGGCTACAATGAGGAGCAGAATGTACTCTATACTGTGAGCAATGCCTATGGGGAAGCAGGTGGCTTCGGGGAAGCTGGAGATATGACCATACCAGTTGTGAGCAACCCAAACAGTATTTACCAGGTGCAAGACTTCAGTGAAGTAAGATATGCTGGTGAAGTACCCCAGGCCATCCCCACTGTGATTAATCCAAACAGCATCTACCAG TACAACTACTATGCATATCCTGCAGCTGGCTGGCCCAGATTTGCTCCCAGGAAATCATTTGTAGAAGACTATAGTGGCTACTATGCTCCCCAGAAAATCTGTAATGGCTACTATGCTCCCCAGAAAATCTATAATGGCTACTATGCTCCCCAGAAAATCTACAAAATGTATAGAGTTTCGAATACGTTCACATTTCCCTACGTTGATCGTTATCATTGGGTGAATACCAAGCGCTGA